From Streptomyces sp. NBC_01754, a single genomic window includes:
- a CDS encoding alpha-ketoacid dehydrogenase subunit beta has product MAAQKTSIAKALNESLRKALETDPKVLIMGEDVGKLGGVFRITDGLQKDFGEDRVIDTPLAESGIVGTAIGMALRGYRPVVEIQFDGFVFPAYDQIVTQLAKMHARALGKIKLPVVIRIPYGGGIGAVEHHSESPEALFAHVAGLKVVSPSNPSDAYWMLQQAVQSDDPVIFFEPKRRYWDKGELDTEAIPGPLHSAATVREGTDLTLVAYGPMVKVCQEAAAAAQEEGKSLEVLDLRSMSPIDFDAVQASVEKTGRLVVVHEAPVFYGSGAEIAARITERCFYHLEAPVLRVGGYHAPYPPARLEDEYLPGLDRVLDAVDRSLAY; this is encoded by the coding sequence ATGGCCGCCCAGAAAACGTCCATCGCCAAGGCGCTCAACGAATCGCTGCGCAAGGCCCTGGAGACCGACCCCAAGGTCCTGATCATGGGCGAGGACGTCGGCAAGCTCGGCGGGGTCTTCCGCATCACGGACGGACTCCAGAAGGACTTCGGCGAGGACCGGGTCATCGACACCCCGCTCGCCGAGTCGGGCATCGTCGGTACGGCGATCGGGATGGCCCTGCGCGGCTACCGCCCGGTCGTGGAGATCCAGTTCGACGGCTTCGTCTTCCCGGCGTACGACCAGATCGTCACCCAGCTCGCCAAGATGCACGCCCGCGCGCTCGGCAAGATCAAGCTGCCGGTCGTCATCCGCATCCCGTACGGCGGCGGCATCGGCGCCGTCGAGCACCACAGCGAGTCGCCCGAGGCCCTGTTCGCGCATGTCGCCGGTCTGAAGGTCGTCTCGCCGTCCAACCCGAGCGACGCCTACTGGATGCTCCAGCAGGCGGTGCAGAGCGACGACCCGGTCATCTTCTTCGAGCCGAAGCGGCGTTACTGGGACAAGGGCGAGCTGGACACCGAGGCCATTCCCGGCCCGCTGCACAGCGCCGCCACCGTCCGCGAGGGCACGGACCTCACGCTCGTGGCGTACGGCCCCATGGTGAAGGTCTGCCAGGAGGCCGCCGCCGCCGCGCAGGAGGAGGGCAAGTCGCTGGAGGTCCTGGACCTGCGGTCGATGTCCCCGATCGACTTCGACGCGGTGCAGGCGTCGGTCGAGAAGACCGGCCGGCTCGTCGTGGTCCACGAGGCACCGGTGTTCTACGGCTCCGGTGCCGAGATCGCCGCCCGGATCACCGAGCGCTGCTTCTACCATCTGGAGGCACCGGTGCTGAGGGTCGGCGGCTACCACGCCCCGTACCCGCCGGCCCGGCTGGAGGACGAGTACCTCCCGGGCCTCGACCGCGTGCTCGACGCCGTCGACCGCTCGCTGGCGTACTGA